A single Cannabis sativa cultivar Pink pepper isolate KNU-18-1 chromosome 7, ASM2916894v1, whole genome shotgun sequence DNA region contains:
- the LOC115697557 gene encoding carboxyl-terminal-processing peptidase 1, chloroplastic, with protein MRLLYCHTSIPFHSSNSKLQSLIPNFTPPKTLIRILSGALSLTLIASSPSPFLALESPSSPSSPSSEYCREQDLIEDLSSESEETFVTNEGIVEEAWEIVNDSFLDTSRQHRWSPENWQRKKEDIRSSSIQSRSKAHDVIKRMLASLGDPYTRFLSPDQFSKMARYDVSGIGMNIKEVPDENGGTKLRVLGLVLDGPAHLAGVRQGDEVLAVNGMDVAGKSAFEVLSSIQGPNETSVTLKVKHGNCGPIQSVTIERQVVARTPVFYRIEQMENGGPSVGYMRLKEFNALARKDLAIAMKRLQKMGASYFVLDLRDNLGGLVQAGIEIAKLFLNQGDTVIYTVGKDPQYQQSAVADNQPLTEAPLIVLVNNNTASASEIVASALHDNCRAVLVGEKTFGKGLIQSVFELHDGSGVVVTVGKYVTPNHKDINGNGIEPDYRNFPGWHDVEQRLSQCKYVHEHG; from the exons ATGAGGTTACTCTATTGCCATACCTCAATTCCATTTCACTCTTCAAATTCAAAGCTTCAATCTTTAATCCCCAATTTCACTCCTCCCAAAACCCTAATTCGAATTCTCTCAGGTGCTCTCTCCCTCACTCTAATCGCCTCTTCTCCTTCTCCTTTCCTTGCTCTCGAATCACCATCATCAccatcttctccttcttctgaGTATTGCCGAGAACAAGATTTGATCGAAGATTTGAGCTCTGAATCGGAGGAGACCTTTGTCACTAATGAGGGGATTGTTGAGGAAGCTTGGGAAATCGTTAATGATAGCTTTCTCGATACCAGTCGTCAGCATCGATGGTCCCCTGAAAATTGGCAG AGGAAGAAGGAAGATATTAGGAGTTCTTCAATCCAGTCAAGGTCAAAAGCTCATGATGTAATTAAGCGTATGTTGGCTAGCTTGGGTGATCCTTACACAAGATTTCTTTCACCTGATCAG TTCTCCAAAATGGCAAGGTATGATGTGAGTGGTATTGGGATGAACATCAAGGAAGTCCCGGATGAAAATGGTGGCACGAAATTGAGGGTACTCGGACTTGTATTGGATGGTCCTGCTCACTTAGCAGGTGTGAGACAG GGGGATGAAGTATTAGCTGTTAATGGAATGGATGTGGCAGGAAAATCAGCATTTGAAGTGTTATCTTCTATCCAAGGTCCTAATGAGACATCTGTTACCCTCAAG GTAAAGCATGGGAATTGTGGACCTATTCAATCTGTAACAATTGAAAGACAAGTTGTTGCTCGGACCCCAGTGTTTTATCGGATTGAACAAATGGAAAATGGCGGTCCATCAGTTGGGTACATGCGGTTAAAAGAGTTTAATGCATTGGCAAGAAAAGATTTGGCCATTG CCATGAAAAGACTTCAAAAGATGGGTGCATCATATTTCGTTTTGGATCTTAGAGATAATCTTGGCGGACTTGTACAG GCTGGAATAGAAATTGCCAAACTCTTTCTAAATCAAGGCGATACT GTAATTTATACTGTTGGAAAGGATCCTCAGTACCAACAAAGTGCTGTTGCAGACAACCAACCGTTGACTGAAGCTCCTCTAATC GTATTAGTGAACAACAACACTGCCAGTGCTAGTGAAATT GTTGCTTCCGCATTGCACGACAATTGCAGAGCTGTTCTTGTCGGTGAAAAGACATTTGGCAAG GGTTTGATTCAATCAGTATTTGAACTTCATGATGGATCTGGTGTAGTTGTCACTGTTGGGAAGTATGTCACACCAAATCATAAAGACATAAACGGCAATGGAATAGAACCCGATTATCGAAATTTTCCAG GCTGGCATGATGTCGAACAACGCCTTTCGCAGTGCAAATATGTTCACGAACACGGGTAG